The genome window ATTCCTGAACAGAGGGGCCGCTGGGCTCTTGGAGACCCCTAAGCATCCCATCCTCCCCTCAGGCCCTCCCAAGctcctgccaccccccccccccccttccctcctggtGCTGACTCTCAGCCAGAAGAGGAAAGGCTGTCAAGGCTGTCTCCACCCACCTCTCGCACTCTCCCTTCTTTATAAAGGCCAGAACAGCTGAAAGGGTGGCAACTTCTCCTCCTGCCGCCGGGAGCAGcccttctgcctcccctccagccGGCAGCCAACCCTTGCAGCCTCCCTGAGGGCTCGGCTCTCCTCCCTCCGCCAGCGCCCATCTTTCATTCCCGAGATAGAGATATtttgcacacacgcacacatacacacacgcgcaaaaaaggaaaaataaaagcccaCCCTCCAGCCTCGTTGTAAAGAGAAAGCCGAAGCAGACGCAGCTCGCAGCCTGTAGAGGACCGCCAGAGTGGCGAGCAGGCCGGCCGACTGACTGACGGACTCGCGCCACGTCCACCTGTCTGCTGCATCCGGCCCAGAACGCAGCGGGCACGCCGCGCGTGGAGCAGCCGTGCCCGCCGCCCGGGCCCCGAGCCAGGGCTCACACGCTCCGGCCCCCCCAGCCGGCCCGGGCGGGAGTTTGCACCTCTCGCTGCCTGGGTACTCAAGCCGCCGCTGCAAAGCCAACTTTGGAAAAAGTTTTCGGGGGGAGGCTTTGGCTTTGAGGTGCCCAGCTCTGCGCTTTTCCACTTCGGGGATCTTTTCAGAAAATGTTGCAAAAAAGCTAAGCCAGCGGGCAAGGAGAACGCCTTTAGCTGGCGAAAGAAAACAAACCATCGACTGCCGTGTTCTGTTTCCTCTTGGAGGTTGGAGTGCCCTGGGCGCCCCCACACGGCTAGACACCTCGGCTGGTTCGCGACGCAGCCCCCCGACCGTGGATGCTCGCTCCGGCTCGGGATCCGCCCAGGTAGCGGCCTCGGACCCTGGTCCCACGCCCAGGCTCTGCTCAGTCCCCCAACGACGGAGCCGGGGCCGGGGGCGGCGGCGCCCGGGGGCCATGCGGGTGAGCCGCGGCAGCGGCTGCAGTGGCCTGAGCGCCTGATCACCGCAGACCCCAGCGGAGCCCaccttcctccccagcccccgCCCTCCACCCTGGCCGCGGGGGCGGCGCGCTCGGTCCACGCGTCCGGGGCCCCGCGGGGCCGGGCCCGGAGTCGGCATGAATCGCTGCTGGGcgctcttcctgtctctctgctgtTACCTGCGGCTGGTCAGCGCCGAGGTGAGTTGCGACGGCGTTGGGCTAGTTCGCTTCATtcatcaccccacccccaccaccttttggccgccccctcccctctctatagtGAACTTTGGACCCTTGCAGACTGTGGGCCTGGCGCTGGGCGCTAGGTGACCTCCGAGGGCTGAAACGCGAGGTCCGGGAGGTGCCAGGCTCtaaggggaggaggcagaggtggCTTGCTTTCCCAGGGGCGATCCCAGATCTCCACGCCTTTAAGCGTCGGATGAAGGTGTAGTCCTATCCGTCACCCCTCAGGAACCGTCAAGCCCCTTCCCTGCCTAATGAAGAGGAGATGGTATGGTGCCGAGGGTGCAGAAGGCAGCGTGTCCTCCCGACCCACTTCGGTTCCAGCTTAGGTTCTGTCCGGGATCCGTCTTGCACAGGAGGTGCGAGCTCGCGCACTGGTGGCAGCCACACCAGCCATCGGCGGGTTTCTGCATCCCACCCTGGCTCCCACTCCCTATCAGGGTGTGCGCCCTCGGGCCGGCTCGGGGCATGCACGGCCCCAAAGCGTGGTTCAGGAGGCGCTTCTGTCTTGGGCGCAGCGGAGACTGGGGGCAAAAGACGGGTTTCGGGAACTCGGGATTAGAGGGAGTGGGGGTTCTTAAGGAATCCAGCCCCAGGGCTGTGTGTGCCTGAGGCCCCGCCATAACTGCGCCCGCCCCCTGCGAGAGGAAGCACCTCTCTCCCCCGCTTGCAGGGTGCGGAACGCGCTGCCTGGAAAagcctagctgcaagggaggtggGGTATAAAAACGTCTGCGAGAGCTATCGGGTCTGATCAGTCCTCCACCCCTGCTAGCCTCGCGTAGCAGTGAGTTGGCAAGTGTACCCGGAATCCAGGTGGgaaagggggcggggcagggaggaggcgcgaggtggaggggagaagagCGCTGCGGGGAGCGCGGCGCGCCAGGGTCCGGTACCGCTTCTGCTCAGCTGTAGCCAAGAGCCCGCACTTCGCCTGCTCCCGGGAGGGCGGGTCCCCTCTCGGCCTCCAACGAAGCAGAagggaggaggcggcggcggcggcgaaaGGGTTAAGGTGAAGGGCTCTGAGGCCGCGGCCGGGCCTTGGGCCGCCGCCAGCGCAGGTTGTTTTGACCACGGAAGAGCAGTCGCCGTCTCCTTTTGTTCTCGGGGCTCCTTGAGGGCCGCCGGCCGCCCGCCCTGGGGCCCCGCCCTTCCGCGGACGCCCCCGGCTGCCCACACCCGGGAGGGAAGACGCAGGGTTCGGCCTAGCCGCCTGCAGGCCCCTACAGacgccccctcctctcctcctgcagccccctGGGCCGCGGCCAGCTGTTGGGGAGGGGGTGCCGGCCGGCCCCAGCTGCCGCCTCGCCGTGCGGCCTGGGGGCTGGGCCCGGTGCCAGGGCGTCCTGGGAACGGCGGCATTCCCGCGCTGCTCTCTGCAGCCCACCCCGTCTGGCCCCCCGACTCGCTCACTCACCCCACGCATGCACACTCTTGGCCGGAGGCGATGCTGCGCTCCGGAGGGCGGGCGCGCAGAGCGACGGGCACGCACTACTGCGGCCGGGTCGCGCGCCCGCCGCCGCCACGCCCGTGCACACGCGGGACACACACGCGTGCGCGCCGTACAAACACGCACGCAAGGCCCCCGCACACTCGGCCTCAGCACACGTACGTGCACACCCACGGACGCACGGCCCAGCGCCAGGTGCCCACCCCTGTGCCGCAGGTGGGCCCATGATGGGTCCTGGCACCTCTTCACCTCTGTAGCTACTCCATTTCCTTCCTGGGTGCTATGAAAGGGGAACAGCTACCTCCTATCAGTCCTGGCTTCACAGCATCCGCGTGTTTTTGCCTGGTAAGGTCAGCTCCACACCCTTCAAGCATCACTCTCCTGTGGTTGCTCTTTTTCAATCACTCCCATTTGGTTGAAAATGATGTTGATGTGCTTGGGGAACCACTGTCATGTCCAGAGCATTTCTCCCTTCAAGTAAGCCCTTCTTTGAACCCTGTGCCACTGAAGggttctccccccaccccgccactgTTCTGTCCTCTTTGCTGATCCCAGCATGCTCTGGAGAAGCTGGGTGACAGCTGGGTAAGGCTTTCCCAGACCTGCCCTCTCCATTCCCAGTTTCATCCAGCACCTCCATCCTCCTTTCCCACAACTCCATGTTTGAGGAGGAGGCTGTGTATGGCACAGAAGCTGatgcccctcttctctctttaattACAGCATCCTTGAACACATGGCCCTTAAGAACCCAAAGTTGTGTGATGCTTTGGgatttacaaagcatttttctGTTAAGCCCGAGCAAGCCTCAGGTGGCTctggaagaagagaaataaaaggaaaatctatGGACATAGGGCCAGTCCAGGGGGGATTGCTGAGGTACATGCCCTTGGGGCTCACCATGTCCCAAGCATGCAGGAGACTCAGGTTGAGGCCTCAGAAACTGGGAAGGATGGTTGGGAGGTCTGAGACAAGGCGTGGCAGGGGATTGGCTGAGGCCTATGAGGTCCCATATGGCTCCATCAGCTGAGTTGGCTTCTGGGGAGGGTGAATCCCACTGTCATGTTATGTCTGTGGCCTCAGCACCCTTCTGCTGCGAAAGAGCAAAGGGGCCTCAAAGCCCTTCACTACCCAGTTTCCATCTGGTTTGCTAATGCCTTAGGTGGTGGGAGACCAACTTGCTGGAGTCTCCCAGCCATAGACATGTCTATAAGGTTAGACATGTCTAACCTCCTCTGAATCAAACAATTCGGAGGCTCTGGTGCAATACCTAGGAACTCTGTGtgcgtatatgtgtgtgtgtgtgtgtgtgtgtgtgtgtgtgaaagagagagagagagaaattcagcAGGAGTGGTAAAGAGGTGTTAGCCATGCTCCTCATTAGCTCCTTTCAAAGTCTTCCCTCATTCGCCATTGAAATGGACAGCTCTTTTCACTTTCTGGTTTAGTTGTTTATGATCTGTTTTTCCTCACTGGAGTGTACACTCCACTAGAGAGCTTTCGTTTTAGTAACCAGCATCTCCTgtgcttagcatagtgcctggcctATGAAGGGCAAtctgtaaatatttgtggaaaggACAGTGACTCCTGGGGAGGAGGGCCCAGATATGTGGCCAGCACTTGCTAAGTGCATTATAAACACTGTTTCATTTAGTCCTTATGTTCTTACCTCAGGGCAGCCCAGCATGGCCACTGCCCTCTACCAGGTATCCTCATTCAAGCACCACCCCCGACATTGAGAGACAAGCATgtctttcttttccctgtctTGGGACTTGGACTGCCAAAAATGGGCAGAACAGAGGTGAAGAAACAGAAGGTAAATCAGATTGCAAAGGTCCTGTGTATCTTGCTCAGTTCCACCTAAATATATGAGAAGATTGGATTAGCTGAGAGTTCCCCAAGAGCAGCAGAGTTACCAAGACTCTTAAAAATACAGTGTCCTGGGTCCTACTAGGAGTTGGAATGGGGCAGGGGCAGTGATTGCCATGGGCTTCCAGGATTAGATTGCTGCACTGGCCACTCTCTTCTTGCTCAAACGGTTTTTCTGCTCAAGGGGGAGGTGGGAAGCCCATTGGGAGGCTGGACTCACATTAAGCAGGGGTAGGGTCATGGGAGGTTCCCTGGAGTAACAAGGAAGGAAAATGGTAGGAGGGAAGGCTGGTTCTAAATGGCTTCTGTGGTCTGCCCAGAGGGGGCTTCTTCAAAGGGCCTGGCTTTGGCATTGAATCTAAATTAGGCCTGAGACtcgcaggcaggcaggcaggcaggcaggcgggcaggcaggcaggcgggcgggcgggcaggcgCTCAGAGGCCTGGTAGGCTGCTCCCTCTGCCAGCCACAGACAACGCCTCTGTTGCTTGGGCTGAGCCTGTGTCATCTCTCTCAGCTGAAGGGCAGGAAAGCTGGTGAGAGTGTATCTGTCTGTGTGCTGGGGCCCAGGTGGAGGGTAGGGTCCAAGCCCCTTTGATCTGCCAGCCTGGTTGGGAGCAGGTAATTCATTTAGCCTCACGCTAGCTGGTGCCCTTCCTACCTTCTGCAGctggtgctgggggtggggtagggtggggaggaggctgttTGCCTTGGCTTCCCTGGCTGGCTGTGCCCCAGCTGCCTTCTTGCCACGCCCTTACCATGCCAGAAAACCCAGGCCTGAGATCTGGGGCAGCTTCCTCAGAGTTCCTGGCCTCCTTTCCCAGCTCCAAGGGGAGCTGTCCACCTAAAGAGGCTTCTAGAACCTGTGCCCAGGAAATCCCTCGCCTTGTGCTCACCCTCCCACATCCGGAGGAGCTTCTGGTACCATGCCCAGGCAGGTCTCCCCCTTGGCACTGCATCCTGGAGCTGACCACGGActgaatttttttccccttcacttaCCCCCAGCCCTGGAAGGGACACACTATCCCacactggcccaggcactggcaCTGTGGGGCTAGGTTGCTATTTCCTGTGGCCTAGCACAGGGGTGATGCAGAGCCACACACTCCCTGGGTCAGCTGCTCTTCACCCACCCATTGGCATCCTGAAAAAAAATGTCCCATGCTGCTGCCCTGGGCCCGTGTACTGCTCACTGCTGCCTTCAAGGAGCCACACCGAAGGAATGACCACAGTGACAGCTCATTAAGTACCCATTATTTGCTGGCTGCTCTGCTAAGTGCAATTAGGCCTCCCAGTAACCCTGGTGAAGCATTATTAGCCCCATTTAAAAGATTAAGAGGCTGAGATTTTAGGTTGTTAAAAGACTTATTTGAAGAATCCAGGTTTCCTTGGCAGCTGAAGCCTTTGCTTTCATCTCAGTTTCTGCACTGTTGAAATGTTGGGCCAGGTAGTCCTTTATTGTGGAAGGCAGTCCTGTGCATAGTAGGATGTTTAACAGGATCCCTGGCCTCCACGTACTAGATGCCATTAACACCCCTGTAGTTGTGATAACCAAAAATGCCTCCAGACACAGACAGTGTTCCTGGGGGCCACTTGAGAACCTCTGCTCTATGATCTTGACAGGGAGAAGAGGAACATGaactgaaaactgaaaatagtgCTGAGAAGCCCCATGGAGggctgagagagggaggggcctgGCTATGCTACTCACTAGCCTTGTTGACCTGTAGCCATTTACCTAATTTCTCTAagcttcagcttcctcatctgaaaGACAGGGGTAAAAATAACGCCAGCCTCTTAGGATTGGTAGTTAGTACAGGATTTAGCTAGGCGAGAGCCAGGTACAGAGAGGGGCAGTGATCAGCCTGAGGATACCAGTGGCTAGTACCAGTACAGGGTGGACTCCCGCTTCTGTTCCGCCAGTTCTGGGGGTCACAGAACCCTCCAGGAAGTGGCTTGCCTTGGTCTGGGGGTAGGGACTAGCTACCTGGCTTCCATTCTTGGTTTGGGTCCTGTGTCCACGTTTGGAGACCACCAAAGGTGTGGTCTCTCTCTTGGGGCTGGAGGAGGCAGCGCGGGGTGGCGATGGGAGAGGAAGCGAGGGGCAGCTGAGCCAATGCTTCTCCTCGCCTCACACATGCAGCCCCTGGCTACCTGGCTGCACAGTCGTGGACCCTGTAGCAGACAAATGTACTGCTACGTTCCCAACCTTTCTTTCCTCCAGCCTCCTGACAGCCTAGACACCAGCGAGGGTCTGAAGCTCCACgttaaaatgaatgaagaaactgGAAACTGAGCTCAGGGGTTTCAAggaattcattttaaaagtggTTATGCCCACAAGGTCAACTCAGGTGGCCACAGCAGGACATGCTGGAACCTCTGGAGGACAGATAGCACGATCAGAGTCATGCGCTTTGGGGGGAGGTTAGAAACTGAGTGATCACTGAGCTCCTACCAGAGCTTCTGGGGAGAGCCTCCTGGGCTGGCCACAGAGTGAGATGTCCCTTCTGCTGctggacagagagaggaggcccCTGTGCTAAGCCTCCCAGAACTCGTCTTTGGAATGTTCAGTGAACCAACTAGAACAGGAGCTCCTCCCTTCTTAAtccagagaaactgaggcagagagttgTTAAACCCAAGGTTAAATAGTAGTAGTTAAGTCAGCTGACACCCTCCCCAGTGCTCCTTCCGCGAGCCCATGCCATCTGTGCTtgcgcatgcatgtgtgtgttcacATAGCATGAGTTTGGGTGTGCGGCAGCGCCTCCCACATTTTCTTTACCCTGAGGCAGTGGGTGTCCGGGTCATGCTTCTCAGCCTCTCATCTGCCCTCACCTCTTTCTCAAGACCTCTGGCATCTGCCCCCCGCTGATGCATCCCCTTGGACCACGTCCTTCCTATTGGGCTCTTCTCATGCCATCGTGGGACCTGTGGTTTCCTTGGAGGAAGCCCGGCTCTGAGTAGGGCCTGTTAAAGTGCTTATTAAGTTTCAAGTGTTTTTGGTAACAGGCCAGAGGGGCTCTAAAAATAGGGTTTGGTTGGGCACAGGGTATGGATAAACTTTCAGGTTTCCCGACCGCATCTGAGgattcccttctctcctctttgaGTGAGAGACTAAATAAGTACCGTTAGTGGCTGTGGCCTGCTGAGACCATCCAACTCTGTGAGCATTTATTAAAACACCTGTGTACCCAGGAGGCTGGGAATACAGGCTCTGCCATCAGAAAGACTATGGTTTGAATGCAGGTTCTGCTGATCACCGGCTGTAGGACTTGGACAAAGGATGTCGCCTATTTgaacctctgttttctcatctgtaaaatggggataattggATCTTCCATGACAAATACTGGCTGTTAGTAGCTGTTATTGTAGAGACGTGGAAAGATTGTGGAGCCTCCCAGACCTGTGGTGTGATTGGAGAGAAGGCTGTACTCAATCAAGTCGAACTCAGAGCAAGCTGATGTTCCTATCTGGGGGCGGGGATAAGGCATCTGAGCTGGGTCTTAGAACCTTTGGCAGATCTGGCTCCCAGGACTTTGTGCTCCTGGTTGTCAGGAGTGGAATCTGCCTCCTGCCCACCCCTAGTCTGGCTCTCCATCTGTCTATGGCCAAGGGACCCTGCAAGAACTTTAAATAGGAGGGAGTGTCTGTGTTGGAAGGAAGAGGGTCAAAGCTGAAAGCCATAACTTCCAGCTCACTTGAGTCCATGGTGTCTGCCCGGCAGGGGGACCCCATTCCCGAGGAGCTCTATGAGATGCTGAGTGACCATTCGATCCGCTCCTTCGATGACCTCCAGCGCCTGCTGCATGGAGATTCCATAGGTAAATttaaccctcatccactgctttGGCCCTCCACTGGGTCCCTAGGAGTCTGCAGGCAGGGCAAGGGCCATCCAAACTTCCTTGACATTTCGGAAGGGCTCGACCACACCTGTCTGGGGCAGGGCTAAATAGGCAGACGGGTTGATACCTGGGACGTGGGGTGTGGCAGGAGAAACACCCACAGGTGTCTCTGGCTTGCTCTAGAGGGTGGGGCactgggagggggagggctgggagaAGATGTCCAAGACATCTGCCCAATGAGTATCCAGGTGTGGACTCAGCTGGGGAGGGTGGTGCCAGAGGAGccacctccctgcccctctgACTGAAGGCCTGCTCCAGAAGGTCTCCTGGGGACACCTGGCCCAGACCAGCAGACTGCCCTGCCCGTGCCCGAGAGTGCACTCGTCCAGTGGGCACGTGCTCAGTGGCACACACGTGGCAGGGCTGGCGGGCTGGGTGGGGAATGTATTTATAAACGCTGTCTTCAGAGCAAATTCCATTCTATTCTAACCTCTGGCCTGTTCCCTGGAGCCCTGGTCAGCacccccccccgcacccccagctccccttccctctggggttttgtctctttgtcacttTGTAATCCTTGCCCAGACTGCTATCTACGGGGGACAGCATTTCCTGCCTTTGTTTCCTCTCCCTGTTGGGCCCCTGGCTCCTTCTCAAAAGCATTCCCGGGCCCTTTCAAACCCGCCTGTGCTGGGGGCTGGTGAGGCAGGCGGGAGGGGGCCCCAGCTGGGCCCCCCTATTGTTCACCAGCCCCCCCCACCCAACGtctcccacacccccaccccatgcccgACTGGCCAGCCCTGGCCAACACAATGGGGCAACTTCCAAATTTAGcctttctgctgtttctttccaAGGGCCTTCGCCCCCACCCTCGGACAGCCCCTCCACACCCCGGGTGGGGGTCGGGGTCAGGGAGACGAGGTTTTCAATAGCAGGCCTGTTTCGAGGCAACCATGTGGCTGTTTTTTCCTAATCAACTTAACCTTTCCACAAAGCAcatcttttccccatctcctccccacCAGGGACATTCCAGAgatggcagagagaaagaaagggagcaaGTGGCACAGACAGACGTGTTGACATGGGACACTAGGCTAGATGGAAATGCACCGGTTACAGGACAGTCTCCTCCAAACAGGACTCCTTGGGAGCCTGCAGGGATGAGCAGGGCCAGTGGAATAGGGAGACAATGTGTGCCTCAGGTGCTGCGTGGAGGGGGTAGGAACGGGCCCCTGACACCCCTCAACTTGTTTGCTGGCTTTCAGCCATTGGAGCTAGAAGCATCTGCCCAACACTCAACATCACACTCAAAGTCCTCCTGCCCAACCCTCACCTCCAGCAGCGGGCTTCTGGCATGTCTCCTGAGAGGGTGAAAGATGTCTCCAAGGAGTACTGATGGCACTGAGATGAAGGCTTCCCAGGCTAGAGAAGGAGCTGTACTTGTGAGCTTAGGGATAAATAGACAGCTTAGGGCAGACATGAGGCAAAAAGTTAGAGGGGGAAAGGCAGAAACACAATGAGAGACTGAGAATGAAGAGAGACCAGGATCTAGAAGGGCACTGGGTGAGGCTCACCAATCCCATCATTCCCAgctccccatccctctctgccTTCAGCTCCCACCCTtcgtccctctccctccctccctctctcccgccCAACTGGGCCATTGTCAAGGACTCCAGAGGGGCTGTGTCCAGGGCATGCTGGTCCCCCCGGGGATTCTGGGAATTTCTCCATTCAGCACTTCCTATGGGAACGCTGGGCGGAGGGGCACTGGAAAGTGGCCTTCAGAGCTCTGGGTCCTTGCCCTGCCCTGGAGGCTGAGGAGGGTTCGCTTACAGTAGCAGAAGGGAAGGGTTATTTTTAACTCCATTGACATGGGCTCTGTCCAAATATGTGACTGAAGAGCCCAGAGTGGGGCTGAAGCCTCCCAGAGGATAAAGTCAGGGCTCCACCCGGTCCTGAGACCTGTGACTACCTGGGGTTTGCCCGGAGGGCCCCTCCTCAAAGCTAAGACCTCTGGTTTACTGGGAAGTGGAAGAGGAGTCTGTTCCCTGGAGCGGAGTCCCAGTTAGGGGTGAGCAGCAATCCTTCCGGCTGCCTGAGTTCCCATTGGAGTCCCCACCCCGAGGCTGGGCGAGCCAGCAGTTATCAGAGTGCATCTGACTGTGCCTACTCTTGCAGATGAAGATGGAGCCGAGTTGGACCTGAATTTGACCCGGTCCCATTCTGGAGGCGAGCCGGAGAGCCTATCCCGAGGGAGAAGGAGCCTAGGTAAGCCAGCGAGTGAGGATGGGTCCCCCGCAAAGGCGGGGCTCAGGGAAGGAGGACAGGGCTGCTCAAGGCTGCGAGGGCTAGCCCGTTTGTCCCACACTTGGGATCAAGTTGACCTAAGAGAAAATAACATCCTTAAATACCTTATATTGGGTTGGGTCATCATGccctacccccaacacacactgaTTCCTAAATATAAtgcttttaaacttattttttgttaCTCCAGCCCTAGAAATAGATACTATTAACTCCATTTTATAGAGTCGGAAACTGGAGCCCAGAGAGAATTAAGAAGTGGGTGTGGTTACACAGCTAACAAGCGTTAGGGCTGGGACCCTAACAGCTTCCCTCGGTTGAACCCAGTGCCCTCCTGGCTGCATGTCTTTGCTGTGAGTAAGGACTGTGGTCTGGGACGGCAAGTATGGAACAAAGCCTGGGACCTGCTTCCTGCTCTATTGCAGAGTCCAAAGGACAATGTAGAACATTAGGTCCCATGGAAGCCTTCCCGGGAAAGCAAGTGCCCACCCcaagcccctcctcctctcttcccacctGCATTCTCCCAAATACTATACATAGTGCCTGGGAGAGCTATCCAGTAAGAGCTGGTGGCTTGAATTCTTCTCCTTGCTCTGTGAATTTGGGCAGCTAAtttatactgctcataaaaattaggggatattttatcacttcatattcattttgaaatatcccctaatttctgtgagcagtgtagttctcggagcctcagtttctctatctgtGAATAAAGACAAGTCCTAGCATTGACTCTATGCTTTCTGTGAGCCAGGGTGTCACTCACATCGCTCCTTAGGTCTGCAAGTGTTATGTAGGCACCATTATCATCCCATTTAATATATGAGGAAACTGTAGCTTCGAAAGAAGCAATAACGTCAGAATAGATTACAGTGTAAAGTGGCGAAGTAAAGTGGTTACAAGATAATTCTGGACAAGTAATGGTCATGTGTCAGGCAAACCCATAAGGGTGTGAAATCAGAGTGGAACGAGTGAGGGCTGGCAGAAGGATTCTGACATTTACAACACGCCAGCACCCTCTGATCATCTCACTTGATCTTGACAATGGTTCTTGGGTGTAGATCATCCCCATTTGCACATGGGGCAACTGAGGCTTAGAACACatcagtaacttgcccaaatcCCATGCCAGATAACGGCCAGGACTCAAAACCTCCCCTGAAATGGAAGGAAGAGGGAATTGGCTGGTCATTTGGGGGGAAAGCAGTCCCAGAGGTGCTCTACTGTGCTCGTCTGCCAGATGGGGGCTCTAGGCAGACCCTCCCTTCTGACGAGGTCCCCTCTCCCTTCAGATTCCCCAACGACGACGGTCGCAGAGCCAGCCATGATTGCCGAGTGCAAGATACGCACAGAGGTGTTCAAAATCTCCCGGAGCCTCATAGACCGCACCAATGCCAACTACCTGGTGTGGCCGCCCTGCGTGGAGGTGCAG of Saccopteryx bilineata isolate mSacBil1 chromosome 1, mSacBil1_pri_phased_curated, whole genome shotgun sequence contains these proteins:
- the PDGFB gene encoding platelet-derived growth factor subunit B, whose product is MNRCWALFLSLCCYLRLVSAEGDPIPEELYEMLSDHSIRSFDDLQRLLHGDSIDEDGAELDLNLTRSHSGGEPESLSRGRRSLDSPTTTVAEPAMIAECKIRTEVFKISRSLIDRTNANYLVWPPCVEVQRCSGCCNNHKVQCRPTQVQLRHVQVRKIEIVRKKPTFKKATVTLEDHLACRCETVVAARPVTRNPGSSQEQRAKMPQTRVAIRTVRVRRPPKGKHRKFKHAHDKMALKETLRA